ccgggcagcagcagcaatcaaAGGCCACCAAAATATGATTTGTGCTAAAAACAAATAGTGGCCAGCAAAACAACTGCCCAGTTCCCATCTAATCTCATTTGCCCTGCCTGCATAATTACAATCAACGCCATAAATTCCGAATTAATTTGCCGCGGGGTTGATGGGATTATGGACAAATTGCTGTCGGTTTCTTGAGGGGATGTAACGGAGAAACTTACCCGCCTTGCTGGAGGCCTCCGGATCCCCGAGCTTTGTGAGCCGCTCCGTCAGCAGCGAGTGGATCACGCCGTATGTGTTGATGAATCCAAAGATGATTCCGTTGCAGAGGAAGGCGCTCACCATGACCAACCAGGCGCGGGCTCCACCATCCGGCGGCTCCTTGCCGTGTATGTCCCGACAACAGGGCGCCTCGATGTGTGTCCCATTGCCGTTCTGGAGCGGAGCAGGCGCCTTCCCCGAATCCTTTCCGTTGGCATGAACCAGTCCGTTGGTGTGTCCATTGGCGGGCAGGATGCGACCGTTGACCTGGCCATGCAGGTCGTTCAGCGGCTCATTCTCGTTCTCCGTCATGGCTGCTGGTTAGGATTGGTGTCGGTTGGGTGCTGCCTGCAAGTATACATAGGGTGTCAGGGGTACTCCATAATCAGTCAGCCACATTGCACCCAAATATGCTGTTGACTGCCGAAAAGATACGAGTGCCGCTCGCATTTCCCCATCCCGGAAAATAATCACAGACTGACGGAATTGGCTAGCCAAATATTTGGACACGTTTATCGCTATTTGCGCCTCCGGCAAATGAAAATGCAGTTTACATTGTCGGCAATCCGGAATCCAACTAAATGGGGGACAAAGGGGACACTAGTTCTCGAGGGAGAGGAACCTTAGCGAAAGTTACTTTGGAAACTAAAGGCGAGATAAGTACAACTGTCATCAGATAATTTTTAGGGGTAGTTAagttcataaaataaacaagccCTTTTAtgatcgatttttttgttgggcCTTTACCTTGATATAtggtttaaaattcaaaaagtttgttttaaaaagactagggactttaaaaaaaatttctcataagatgaaataattgtttttaaggATATGAGTTGTATTTAACTTAACCTTTACATTTTtagatacatatttatattacctttaaaaatcaaaaagtttgttttaaaataactagaactcaagaaaaaaaaaatttttttttttttaaggatatAACTTTACTTAAAAACTtagcctttaaaaaaatgtagataaatatttccattagtaaaagtaattatattttatctgTATTAAATTTTGCCCCTATGTCTATCTTAATTACAGTCACATTCCAAATGACTGATCGGATTGCAGAGCTGAGTAAACAAAGCGCAAAAACAATCTAGGGTTTCATTAGCCAAGAGGctcaaattaatattcaaaGATATAACTTTCGGGTTACAAGCACCAGGTGTTCGTGGAAACACACTCGATTTAATTTCCCCCCAGAATATCTGGTCAGCAACAttgtaatgcatttttgagCTGCGCAGAAGACAGAACAAAGATTGCATTACAAGCGATAACTGAAATTTGTCGCATTTCTCGATTATGCATGCCCTTGTCGAGTGCACTTGGGATTGGAGGGGTTCGAGGTGCAACGGTCTGTTCTGCaaacgttttctttttcccGCCCCGGGGCAGCCAAAATAAAGCAAATGTAACGCGAACCGCAGGCCAAAATATAAAGAACTGCGACCGTTTTTCATTCTTGGCGGCTATCGCAGAAGTTCGCGCTATCACGGGCGTGCACGTGTCCGCTCGATGACGACGCACCCAATCCCACGGGGGTCACTGCCGAAATCGAAGGTCACCGGTCGATGGCTTGGCCCTTATGCAACCGCCGGTGGGTAGCTCCTTGGAGCCCCTCTTTCCTACGTACTTGTAAGCCGGAATTCCAGTCGCAGGCGTTCGATTCACTTGAAGATTCCGGGAAGCCAGCACGACACTCGAACGAACGAACGAATCGAGGAGTGATGAGTGGGCGGGTGGAGACCTCTCGAGCGAGCACACAACCGAGCGCTTGCGTCGTCGGCGGCGGAATGAAGAAAACTGAATTATTTTCCACGAGCcgttttcgcaaaaaatcgcTCGCTCACTTGAGGCGCCTAATCAGAGAAGCCGAGCGACGGAAACCGCAGCGATTGCGTTCTCTGCGGTAAACAAAAATTCACCTAGGCAACGGCCAGGATGGTTTCCCAGCTTGTCCACatccagttccagttccacGCAAATCACATGATCACGGGCGGGATTTTGTGCTCAAATTGAATACTCCTCCTGCTAATTGATCAATTCCCAGAATTAGAAACTGAAGCACTGCGCAGTGCCATCAATTGATGGCTTAGTTGGGTGGCAAGTGGCCATATCCGCCGCAGCCACCAAAGAAGATGACCCCAACTTGTACTCAACTCATCCGGCGAATTGTTCGCTCCTTGGCGCCGGCGCTTCCTCTTTGCATGCGCGTATCAAAGGCCCGTCGAGTGGTTTTATACTATATATTTTGACTGGACTCCGGCGGGGAGCAAAGGCCACGTTCATTGTGTTAGGAGAGATGAGATAAATGTAAAACTTACTGGTTAGTGGAAGATTCAAttcgattaaattaaaataatactagCTACGCGCTCGACGGCTTCACATTTTCAGTGGAGCCGCGTCGAGGGACATGGGCAGCACGTTGGGCAGCAGCAGGGGCTCCGGCTGGTCGATGATCAGCTTCAGATTCTTGTCGGGCCACTCCAGCTCCAACCGCTGCTTGGGCTCGCAGTTCTCGTCTAGGCCCGCGCTGCGGAAGTCCTCCATCAGCCGGGGCACCAGTTCGTCCGGAATGAGCACCTGGATCCAGTAGCCCAGTACTCCGTAGGGTTCGCTAGGCGTCACCGCCGAACCCGTCACGCTTTCCGCCACCAAAGTGAGCGCCAGGTGCTGCGCCTTGAAGGTGAAGTGGCGGCCGTGACGGATGCGATCCTTGATGGCCAGCAGCAGGTACTTGGCCACACCGGGTGCCAGGGTAATCTCAATGCCGTCCAGCGAGATGCAGTTGGGTGCCTGCGGCTGAAAGTCCAGCGGACACGACTTGTGCAGCGAGTTGCTGCTCATGGACATGGACTGCGGGAAGCTCGGCTCCTCGCGCTTCAGCTGCTGCGTCTCCGTCAGCGGTCGGTTGTTCTCCTCGTTGGCGCACTTCTCGCTCAGCGCCTGGAAGTCCACCTCCTGCTTCACCTGCCTGGTGGGCTTGCGTTCGCGGAACGTGAATTCCGCATTGACGCCGGCCAGATCGGAGCCCTGCTTCTCCAGGTCGTCCTGCAGGTTCAGCAGGGTCTCGGGGAGCAGCTCGAACACGCTCATGGGGCGGTCCATGTTGGTCACCAGCCAATCGCCGCCAGTCTGCACATCCTGGCGGAGGAAATTAAGCACTCCACGTCCATTCCAACGGGAGGCTTGCTCCAGTTCGGTCTCAAACACGCCGACGATCTGACAAAAGTCCACCGTGCCCGTGGGCGTCTCGATGCAGCCCAACTGGGGATCCTGGGCCACCAGCAGGCTGTTCAACTTGGAGGTGGCGCTGCCGTCGAGGCTCTTGCGCCACGGGATGTTGTCGCCGAAGCACAGGCCGTTGCCCGTCTGGAAGCAGTAGCGTCCGATGGCCTGCAGCAGGTTCGCTGGCCAGGTGGGCGGCCGTTGGGGCTTCTCCGGGCTCTCGATCTGCTGTTTTAGTTCCGCCTCCGTCTTGGCCAGCCGAAAGGTCAGCTCGAATCCCATGCCGGACCTAGTGGCGCCCTCCTCGCGCAGATGGACGCGCTCGTCGCCGTGCAGATCACTCAGCCCGAAGCTGATGTAGTGCCAGTGCGGCGGAATGTTGCGATCCGCATCCCCGGGATAGTTGTACATGCTGATGTAGTCCAGCGGATCCTGGCCACCCAGCCAGTACTTGAGCAGCGTGGTCACCTGCAGCGGGTTGGGCTGAGCAGGGTACGCCTGGCCCAGGTGGTCTATGATGGCCTTTAATCCGGGTGGAGGTTTCACCTCCGGTTTTTTGTCCAAATTCTCCTCGGCCATTTCAGTGAGATTGGTAGGACCGCACAGTGACCCTAGTAAAATGCCACGGGTGGGAGGAAAAGCAAAGAAATATACCGCAACTTGAATATACCAAAGATGTAGAATGTAGAGtaggatatttattttacatttgagGGTTTAGTTGTTTTGGTAAATAAATTCTGCAGCATGTACACAAaagcttgaaaattaaattttaaatagcttttgttctatatatttcccctattttttgttttaaagaaaCTATACACAGCGGAAAGGAGCCTATTTGACACCACAGACCACCATGTCAAATGTAAACTTTTCTCTGGCATTTTTAGGAAATCTTTTGAAATTGGCTTATTTGGCTCATTTTCACCTGCGGTTTATTTCTGCGAACCAGCTACGGTCACCAGCGGTTGACcaactattaaaaaatttgcaaattttgaaaaacgcACAAAATGGAGCCTTATGATGTCGTCGTCAACCAGCCCGTCGTCATAGATAACGTAAGTGAACCTGGGGGCAGTGGAATCCAGTACCCCTTGGCCAAATCGCGGCTTTCCAGCAGTTTGGTCAGCTGAAAAAGTGACATCACCTACGCCCGTCCCTTTGTCAGTGAACTTTCAAGCCGTCTTCAAATGGCCAACATGACTAATCCCACAAACAAGAACTGGGCAGAGACCAAAGATTTAAAAGGTTTATTTCCGAAGTAACTTGCAATTTAGATGGGAAAATCTATCTGCccaacacacgcacacagggATACCTGCGGGCGATGGCCGATTCCCTGCTGTTGCGTCCCTCCATCCGGAAGCCCCTGTCGAAGTCCATCTGCCGGCCGTACTCCATGGGATAGACCACCGGAATGGACTCCACATGCGAGCCAGCGGGTCGCTTCAGTCGCTCCAATTCGGGATCTATCTTAATGCCGCACTTGCCCCTGTACGCTTGGAACATCTTGGGGCGGAGCAGCTTGTTGTAGGGATCGCGGAACTGGTCGCGGTACTTCTGGCACTCCAGGTAGAACGAGTCCACCTTGTACATGCCGCCGTAGCTGATGTTGGTCAGTCCCACCGGTGGCGAGAACTTCAGGAGCGACTCTCGCTCGTATTGCGAGTTCTTGGACACGGTCATCATGTCCACCTCGGGCACACTGAAGGATTCCATGCTGGCAATTTAGATTACTAAatctattttacaaaaactaaATGTTACATTCCTTACTTTTTTCAGGGCTCCGGTGTGATCAAGGCCGGCTTTGCTGGTGAGCACATTCCAAAATGCAGGTTTCCCAATTAGTAAGTGCCCGGAAACTCTTATTTCCTGTTAAAACCTTAAATATAACGCCTTCTCCTGCAGCATTGGCCGGCCCAAGCATGTCCGCGTGATGGCTGGCGCCCTGGAGGGCGACATATTCGTTGGACCCAAGGCGGAGGAGCACCGTGGTCTGCTCAGCATCCGGTATCCCATGGAGCACGGCATCGTCACCGACTGGAACGACATGGAGCGGATATGGAGCTACATTTACAGCAAAGTAAGGGTGCCATTAATCGATAGTATTCCCTAATTAACACAGTAAATCGTTTTAACCAGGAACAACTAGCCACCTTCACGGAGGATCACCCCGTGCTGCTAACCGAGGCACCACTCAATCCGCGTCGCAATCGCGAAAAGGCAGCCGAGTTCTTCTTCGAGGGCATCAATGCACCTGCGCTCTTTGTCTCCATGCAGGCGGTGCTCAGTCTGTAAGCATCGCGGTTCCAGGAACTCCAACTATCAAACTTAACCACTAAACTTGCAGCTATGCCACCGGACGCGTAACTGGCGTGGTGCTCGACTCCGGCGACGGTGTGACGCATGCGGTCCCCATCTACGAGGGATTCGCCATGCCTCACAGTATTATGCGCGTGGACATCGCCGGGCGCGATGTGACGCGCTACCTGAAGACACTCATCCGCCGGGAGGGCTTCAACTTCCGGTCGACAGCCGAATTTGAGATTGTGCGCTCCATCAAGGAGAAGGTCTGCTATCTGGCCACCAATCCGCAGAAGGAGGAGACCGTGGAGACCGAGAAGTTCGCCTACAAGCTGCCCGACGGCAAGACCTTTGAGATTGGACCTGCTCGCTTCAGGGCGCCGGAGGTTCTTTTCCGGCCCGATCTGCTGGGCGAGGAGTGCGAGGGCATCCACGACGTTCTGATGTACTCCATCGAAAAGTCGGATATGGATCTCAGGAAGATGCTCTACCAGAACATCGTGCTCTCCGGTGGATCTACGCTCTTCAAGGGTTTCGGCGACCGCCTGCTGTCCGAACTGAAGAAGCACTCGGCCAAGGATCTTAAGATCAGGGTGAGTATCGCTAAGCAAATACAATTCTTTATGAGATTTCTAAAACACATTAATATATATCCCCAGATCGCTGCGCCCCAGGAACGTCTCTACTCCACATGGATGGGCGGCTCGATTTTGGCCTCGCTCGATACTTTCAAGAAGATGTGGATCTCGAAGCGGGAATACGAGGAGGAGGGTCAGAAAGCCGTGCACAGAAAGACTTTTTAGTGTGTTTACTAGCTTAAACGCCGTTTGTAAAAGGCTAATTAAACTGTATATCAAATCCTTGTGTCAGCTAACATCAAGTTACCCAGAAATTTAAAACGAATGTGTATGTTCTACGCATAAAAGGGCgcaaagtatttaaaatgctATTTATTGAAACTGCTTTCCCAgcctagaaaataaaaaacctaaaatttatgaaaCGCTTACGGAGGATTATTCACAGGCCCAAGccacaaaaataattagaaaaagGATCTGTAGCATATAATTAAGTTATTGCTATAAAACATGTACAAATACGTCATCTCAGGTAGCTTGTGACGCCAATTTTGGAGGTATGTGACCCCATTGGAATGCTGCCTCCCAAAAACATGCTTTTGTTCGGAATCAGGGGAAACACTATTGGCTGGCGGTCCACATTTCCAGCGATCGCCTGTGTCATCTGGGCCAGGCTCTGGTCCAATTTGATTCCGCACTTTCCCTTATGCAAGTGGAAGAATGGCGGGCAATGCACCTTGCCGTAGGGGTCACGATAATGATCCCTGTACTTCTGACACTCCAAATAGAAGGTATCGATCCTGTAAATCTCTCCGCGACTAATAGTGGCCAGATCGACGGCATCGGGAACGAATTTCCGAATCATCTGACGATCTTTCTGGGACTTCTTGGAAACGTCCCAGTATTGAGCCTCTGGGATGGGAAATTCcatgtttatttttggaataaatctTGAATTTCTCTCTAGTGTATGAGCAACTCCTAACCAAATCTACTTGAAAATTGTACTGTTCTGTGTAAAATCCAAAAGCAGCTTACTCCACGCcttcttttattcaattttcaaAGTGTTTTGAGTTTGACTTCAAACTATGATCCAAAAATGATgaacatatttttaagcgttcgttttcaaattttaggattggttttcaattataaagcAATACACGCAATCTGTtgtttcttacaaaaaaatttcccggaatattttaaaaaattgagtCATCAAAATAAGCCATATGTAAAATACTTCGACGAAATAATCAATCATAAAATGCAATCTgttgtttttaagaaaacattcTCGGAGTATTCCACAAAATTGAATCACCAATATGTAAAAACTTTGTCAAAATTATCTTTaaggataaataaaaattacgtACATCCGCTTCCTAAAATGTATCTATTTAGTACATTCACTAAACTACTGTCATGAGTCATGTCTATTCGAAAATACTCTTTCCAGCTTGAACCACTCTCTATCTGGTCAAGTGTACCGAAAGCCCGACTCGCGGGTTGGGTTCTCTGTGCTGGATATTTGATTTCAGTTCGCCGTCAGTTGTTTAATCGTTTGGTTGTGTCGCAAACCGTCTCCACGACAACGATTGTGTTGCCAATTTGAGGAGACAATGAAAACTGAAACCACTTGAATTGAACGTTTTCGAgttcttttgtttggcttaAAAACTGAACGAAAGTGCAGTGGTGTGTGACCAAAAACAAagctcaaatttaaaaaaaaaaactgaaagatTCATTCATTATGGCGTCAGTTATGGATAGGGTAAACGAAAATGAGGTAAGTCCGAAGATATAAAGATATTACCTCTTCAGGTGTACTCATATTCAGAGCTGGCACACTGACCTTGATCCTAACACTATATTCCTgttcataaattatttatttactcgtGCGAATGAGACACACCAcctccatatccatatccccATTTCCATCCCATCGGTAATTGCCAGTCCATGTAATTGTCGTTGTTTTCTCTGTTCGTGCAGTTTAAAAATGATATGTGCCCCACTCGTTTGCCTTATGCACCTTAAAACACCGATGAGCTGTGCGAAAAAGCATTTTAATTCCCACCGGTTGTTTGTTCTCATATTGATTTTCTAATTGTTATGACAATTATATGACACACCACATACCCTGTAATACCAATTATCCTTGCAGCTGTTTGTAGTAtagttaactttttttttttttgcagaaacctattaaaaatttacttttttaaatttttttttgcatctttaaaaataatttatcactttttctctgtgcattttttttgtaacccTTGTCCCCAATGTAAGCTTTTTGTATGCCCATTTTTTCATTAGTTCGAGTTGTGATGTTCTGCCTTCTTATCAGCACAAGATCTGACATAAATGGCAAAAAGATAAAGAAAACTTTGGAATCGAACTGCTATAGTTATTCACTTTGCATTTGACTCTTGCACCGGCATCATGACATCTTTCCTCGAAAACGTATCCTTCGGtttcacaattttattttaatctatCTGCCTATTAAATTACTAatgttttcttcattttttttagatgAAGGCCATGGATGCCAATCGGTATGCCACCAAGAAGACGATTGCCCAGGGCATGCTGGATATTGCTCTTCTGACTGCTAATGCCTCCCAACTGAAGTACATCCTCCAAGTGGGCGAAACTCACCAGTTCTACAAGCTAATGCTGATCCTGATCAGTCTGTCCATAGTGCTACAGGTGAGCATAGATAGTTATTCATAATATCTATCCTTGTTCTCTACGTGtcctgcacagagaaaaacatCATTACAAATTTGT
This portion of the Drosophila takahashii strain IR98-3 E-12201 chromosome 3R, DtakHiC1v2, whole genome shotgun sequence genome encodes:
- the NijC gene encoding ninjurin-1 isoform X4, whose amino-acid sequence is MTSFLENMKAMDANRYATKKTIAQGMLDIALLTANASQLKYILQVGETHQFYKLMLILISLSIVLQVAVGVLLITQSLMNMHNPKQRNWGFTINHFIDVFIYLSVFCDIMKMNFGIDPVVPHSDEAELLKP
- the Su(fu) gene encoding suppressor of fused homolog, whose product is MAEENLDKKPEVKPPPGLKAIIDHLGQAYPAQPNPLQVTTLLKYWLGGQDPLDYISMYNYPGDADRNIPPHWHYISFGLSDLHGDERVHLREEGATRSGMGFELTFRLAKTEAELKQQIESPEKPQRPPTWPANLLQAIGRYCFQTGNGLCFGDNIPWRKSLDGSATSKLNSLLVAQDPQLGCIETPTGTVDFCQIVGVFETELEQASRWNGRGVLNFLRQDVQTGGDWLVTNMDRPMSVFELLPETLLNLQDDLEKQGSDLAGVNAEFTFRERKPTRQVKQEVDFQALSEKCANEENNRPLTETQQLKREEPSFPQSMSMSSNSLHKSCPLDFQPQAPNCISLDGIEITLAPGVAKYLLLAIKDRIRHGRHFTFKAQHLALTLVAESVTGSAVTPSEPYGVLGYWIQVLIPDELVPRLMEDFRSAGLDENCEPKQRLELEWPDKNLKLIIDQPEPLLLPNVLPMSLDAAPLKM
- the Arp1 gene encoding actin-related protein 1, translated to MEPYDVVVNQPVVIDNGSGVIKAGFAGEHIPKCRFPNYIGRPKHVRVMAGALEGDIFVGPKAEEHRGLLSIRYPMEHGIVTDWNDMERIWSYIYSKEQLATFTEDHPVLLTEAPLNPRRNREKAAEFFFEGINAPALFVSMQAVLSLYATGRVTGVVLDSGDGVTHAVPIYEGFAMPHSIMRVDIAGRDVTRYLKTLIRREGFNFRSTAEFEIVRSIKEKVCYLATNPQKEETVETEKFAYKLPDGKTFEIGPARFRAPEVLFRPDLLGEECEGIHDVLMYSIEKSDMDLRKMLYQNIVLSGGSTLFKGFGDRLLSELKKHSAKDLKIRIAAPQERLYSTWMGGSILASLDTFKKMWISKREYEEEGQKAVHRKTF
- the NijC gene encoding ninjurin-1 isoform X5, producing MASVMDRVNENEMKAMDANRYATKKTIAQGMLDIALLTANASQLKYILQVGETHQFYKLMLILISLSIVLQLLVGILFVAIGSLNINRQQDQTAAVILNDVILVVVFIISVVNVIISGFGIEYS
- the NijC gene encoding ninjurin-1 isoform X1, translating into MASVMDRVNENEMKAMDANRYATKKTIAQGMLDIALLTANASQLKYILQVGETHQFYKLMLILISLSIVLQVLSGVLSLSLSLLRDCRLHQPEYHQSANIINHVRTGFAFFTTMINLFISAFDNRIPPLQGETVNKVN
- the LOC108059581 gene encoding uncharacterized protein, producing MEFPIPEAQYWDVSKKSQKDRQMIRKFVPDAVDLATISRGEIYRIDTFYLECQKYRDHYRDPYGKVHCPPFFHLHKGKCGIKLDQSLAQMTQAIAGNVDRQPIVFPLIPNKSMFLGGSIPMGSHTSKIGVTSYLR
- the NijC gene encoding ninjurin-1 isoform X2 yields the protein MASVMDRVNENEMKAMDANRYATKKTIAQGMLDIALLTANASQLKYILQVGETHQFYKLMLILISLSIVLQVAVGVLLITQSLMNMHNPKQRNWGFTINHFIDVFIYLSVFCDIMKMNFGIDPVVPHSDEAELLKP
- the NijC gene encoding ninjurin-1 isoform X6, which translates into the protein MTSFLENMKAMDANRYATKKTIAQGMLDIALLTANASQLKYILQVGETHQFYKLMLILISLSIVLQLLVGILFVAIGSLNINRQQDQTAAVILNDVILVVVFIISVVNVIISGFGIEYS
- the LOC108059580 gene encoding uncharacterized protein, whose protein sequence is MESFSVPEVDMMTVSKNSQYERESLLKFSPPVGLTNISYGGMYKVDSFYLECQKYRDQFRDPYNKLLRPKMFQAYRGKCGIKIDPELERLKRPAGSHVESIPVVYPMEYGRQMDFDRGFRMEGRNSRESAIARRYPCVRVLGR